In Pseudorasbora parva isolate DD20220531a chromosome 9, ASM2467924v1, whole genome shotgun sequence, the following proteins share a genomic window:
- the LOC137090296 gene encoding doublesex- and mab-3-related transcription factor B1-like isoform X3 has product MANITAAAPNDRITVEKTPRSPKCARCRNHGFVVQLKGHSGKCQFRQCLCWKCSLINERTKILASQRRIKSVQGPATEQTARSDRKTVSEGNNTSTNGVNGETVGARKENAMKAPVSRHGTADKTYIDLRSPVGTCGSVSSGAVYCDQRTPAGPSGALRDRYMFPAVLVSLRPPAPGAFREHVGFVPLPPGALSHPLETRQENHVPQYSPYLPYPGLRDERSQHSQCHMNGEQGRSEVPPQAASVPESQAGGHQETDVVPVESLSSRNTP; this is encoded by the exons ATGGCAAATATTACAGCAGCGGCACCGAATGATCGAATAACGGTAGAAAAGACCCCGCGCAGTCCGAAGTGCGCAAGATGTCGTAATCATGGCTTCGTGGTCCAGTTAAAAGGCCATTCGGGAAAATGTCAGTTCAGGCAGTGCTTGTGCTGGAAGTGTTCTCTCATCAACGAGCGGACCAAAATTCTGGCATCTCAACGACGCATCAAATCCGTTCAGGGACCGGCTACCGAGCAGACCGCTCGATCTGACAGAAAAACGGTCTCCGAGGGTAATAATACTTCAACTAATGGAGTGAACGGCGAAACCGTCGGCGCAAGAAAGGAGAATGCTATGAAAGCGCCCGTTAGTCGACACGGCACAGCCGATAAAACGTACATTGACCTCCGCTCGCCTGTAGGCACGTGCGGTTCCGTTAGCTCCGGCGCGGTTTATTGCGACCAGAGGACACCGGCGGGACCGAGCGGCGCTCTTAGAG ACAGATACATGTTCCCGGCCGTGCTGGTGAGCCTGAGACCGCCTGCACCCGGAGCCTTCAGGGAACATGTTGGATTTGTTCCCTTGCCACCTGGAGCGCTGTCTCATCCACTGGAGACTCGGCAA GAGAACCATGTTCCGCAGTATAGTCCGTACCTCCCATATCCAGGACTGAGAGATGAACGTTCCCAACATTCACAGTGTCACATGAACGGAGAGCAAGGAAGATCTGAGGTTCCTCCTCAAGCTGCAAGTGTCCCAG AAAGCCAAGCTGGCGGACACCAGGAAACAGATGTTGTACCTGTTGAAAGTCTTTCCTCAAGGAACACACCCTGA
- the LOC137090296 gene encoding doublesex- and mab-3-related transcription factor dmd-5-like isoform X1, with the protein MANITAAAPNDRITVEKTPRSPKCARCRNHGFVVQLKGHSGKCQFRQCLCWKCSLINERTKILASQRRIKSVQGPATEQTARSDRKTVSEGNNTSTNGVNGETVGARKENAMKAPVSRHGTADKTYIDLRSPVGTCGSVSSGAVYCDQRTPAGPSGALRDSPHFPGEYIITEAIPGQMYPAEMFTIPLPLHPHYPDRYMFPAVLVSLRPPAPGAFREHVGFVPLPPGALSHPLETRQENHVPQYSPYLPYPGLRDERSQHSQCHMNGEQGRSEVPPQAASVPESQAGGHQETDVVPVESLSSRNTP; encoded by the exons ATGGCAAATATTACAGCAGCGGCACCGAATGATCGAATAACGGTAGAAAAGACCCCGCGCAGTCCGAAGTGCGCAAGATGTCGTAATCATGGCTTCGTGGTCCAGTTAAAAGGCCATTCGGGAAAATGTCAGTTCAGGCAGTGCTTGTGCTGGAAGTGTTCTCTCATCAACGAGCGGACCAAAATTCTGGCATCTCAACGACGCATCAAATCCGTTCAGGGACCGGCTACCGAGCAGACCGCTCGATCTGACAGAAAAACGGTCTCCGAGGGTAATAATACTTCAACTAATGGAGTGAACGGCGAAACCGTCGGCGCAAGAAAGGAGAATGCTATGAAAGCGCCCGTTAGTCGACACGGCACAGCCGATAAAACGTACATTGACCTCCGCTCGCCTGTAGGCACGTGCGGTTCCGTTAGCTCCGGCGCGGTTTATTGCGACCAGAGGACACCGGCGGGACCGAGCGGCGCTCTTAGAG ATTCACCACATTTTCCTGGAGAGTACATAATTACAGAGGCGATCCCTGGGCAAATGTATCCAGCTGAGATGTTCACAATCCCTCTTCCCTTGCACCCGCATTACCCAGACAGATACATGTTCCCGGCCGTGCTGGTGAGCCTGAGACCGCCTGCACCCGGAGCCTTCAGGGAACATGTTGGATTTGTTCCCTTGCCACCTGGAGCGCTGTCTCATCCACTGGAGACTCGGCAA GAGAACCATGTTCCGCAGTATAGTCCGTACCTCCCATATCCAGGACTGAGAGATGAACGTTCCCAACATTCACAGTGTCACATGAACGGAGAGCAAGGAAGATCTGAGGTTCCTCCTCAAGCTGCAAGTGTCCCAG AAAGCCAAGCTGGCGGACACCAGGAAACAGATGTTGTACCTGTTGAAAGTCTTTCCTCAAGGAACACACCCTGA
- the LOC137090296 gene encoding doublesex- and mab-3-related transcription factor dmd-5-like isoform X2, whose translation MANITAAAPNDRITVEKTPRSPKCARCRNHGFVVQLKGHSGKCQFRQCLCWKCSLINERTKILASQRRIKSVQGPATEQTARSDRKTVSEGNNTSTNGVNGETVGARKENAMKAPVSRHGTADKTYIDLRSPVGTCGSVSSGAVYCDQRTPAGPSGALRDSPHFPGEYIITEAIPGQMYPAEMFTIPLPLHPHYPDRYMFPAVLVSLRPPAPGAFREHVGFVPLPPGALSHPLETRQNHVPQYSPYLPYPGLRDERSQHSQCHMNGEQGRSEVPPQAASVPESQAGGHQETDVVPVESLSSRNTP comes from the exons ATGGCAAATATTACAGCAGCGGCACCGAATGATCGAATAACGGTAGAAAAGACCCCGCGCAGTCCGAAGTGCGCAAGATGTCGTAATCATGGCTTCGTGGTCCAGTTAAAAGGCCATTCGGGAAAATGTCAGTTCAGGCAGTGCTTGTGCTGGAAGTGTTCTCTCATCAACGAGCGGACCAAAATTCTGGCATCTCAACGACGCATCAAATCCGTTCAGGGACCGGCTACCGAGCAGACCGCTCGATCTGACAGAAAAACGGTCTCCGAGGGTAATAATACTTCAACTAATGGAGTGAACGGCGAAACCGTCGGCGCAAGAAAGGAGAATGCTATGAAAGCGCCCGTTAGTCGACACGGCACAGCCGATAAAACGTACATTGACCTCCGCTCGCCTGTAGGCACGTGCGGTTCCGTTAGCTCCGGCGCGGTTTATTGCGACCAGAGGACACCGGCGGGACCGAGCGGCGCTCTTAGAG ATTCACCACATTTTCCTGGAGAGTACATAATTACAGAGGCGATCCCTGGGCAAATGTATCCAGCTGAGATGTTCACAATCCCTCTTCCCTTGCACCCGCATTACCCAGACAGATACATGTTCCCGGCCGTGCTGGTGAGCCTGAGACCGCCTGCACCCGGAGCCTTCAGGGAACATGTTGGATTTGTTCCCTTGCCACCTGGAGCGCTGTCTCATCCACTGGAGACTCGGCAA AACCATGTTCCGCAGTATAGTCCGTACCTCCCATATCCAGGACTGAGAGATGAACGTTCCCAACATTCACAGTGTCACATGAACGGAGAGCAAGGAAGATCTGAGGTTCCTCCTCAAGCTGCAAGTGTCCCAG AAAGCCAAGCTGGCGGACACCAGGAAACAGATGTTGTACCTGTTGAAAGTCTTTCCTCAAGGAACACACCCTGA
- the LOC137090296 gene encoding doublesex- and mab-3-related transcription factor B1-like isoform X4 encodes MANITAAAPNDRITVEKTPRSPKCARCRNHGFVVQLKGHSGKCQFRQCLCWKCSLINERTKILASQRRIKSVQGPATEQTARSDRKTVSEDSPHFPGEYIITEAIPGQMYPAEMFTIPLPLHPHYPDRYMFPAVLVSLRPPAPGAFREHVGFVPLPPGALSHPLETRQENHVPQYSPYLPYPGLRDERSQHSQCHMNGEQGRSEVPPQAASVPESQAGGHQETDVVPVESLSSRNTP; translated from the exons ATGGCAAATATTACAGCAGCGGCACCGAATGATCGAATAACGGTAGAAAAGACCCCGCGCAGTCCGAAGTGCGCAAGATGTCGTAATCATGGCTTCGTGGTCCAGTTAAAAGGCCATTCGGGAAAATGTCAGTTCAGGCAGTGCTTGTGCTGGAAGTGTTCTCTCATCAACGAGCGGACCAAAATTCTGGCATCTCAACGACGCATCAAATCCGTTCAGGGACCGGCTACCGAGCAGACCGCTCGATCTGACAGAAAAACGGTCTCCGAGG ATTCACCACATTTTCCTGGAGAGTACATAATTACAGAGGCGATCCCTGGGCAAATGTATCCAGCTGAGATGTTCACAATCCCTCTTCCCTTGCACCCGCATTACCCAGACAGATACATGTTCCCGGCCGTGCTGGTGAGCCTGAGACCGCCTGCACCCGGAGCCTTCAGGGAACATGTTGGATTTGTTCCCTTGCCACCTGGAGCGCTGTCTCATCCACTGGAGACTCGGCAA GAGAACCATGTTCCGCAGTATAGTCCGTACCTCCCATATCCAGGACTGAGAGATGAACGTTCCCAACATTCACAGTGTCACATGAACGGAGAGCAAGGAAGATCTGAGGTTCCTCCTCAAGCTGCAAGTGTCCCAG AAAGCCAAGCTGGCGGACACCAGGAAACAGATGTTGTACCTGTTGAAAGTCTTTCCTCAAGGAACACACCCTGA